The Candidatus Krumholzibacteriia bacterium genome contains the following window.
CTCCTCCACTTCCTCCGGCCCCGCGGTGTCGCCGGCGATCGGATCAGGCCAGTAGGTGTAGGAGGAGGACAGGTTTCGCTCGTCCTCGGTGAACTGCAACGCCCCGCGCACCCAGAGCGGCACGGCACGGATCTCCCGGCGCAAAATCCGGCGCTGGTAGTCGATGCCGATGAAGAAGTGATCGTCGTAGGTGGGATGGTCGTGGGCGGCGTAGCCGGCCCCGATGACGGCGACGTTCAGGTTGCCGACATGGATGGGGCGGGCTTTCTCTTCCGGCGTCGGCTGCGCCGCGGCCGCACCTGCGGCACCTAGGATCGCCAACCCCAGCACGAGACCTGCACGGCGCCGCATCACGTCCTCCTCTGCATCACGAGCACCTGCACCACGAGCACCGCGACGGCCAAGCCGCTGGCCGCGCTCCGTGCTGCTCCCGCACACGCCAGGTGGACAACCTAGGGACCGTTGGCAGGTTTGTCAAAGTCCGCGCCCGTGACCTGTGCCTCGATGGCGGCCCGTGCCGCCTCCAGGGCGGGGAGCAAGGCATCGACCCGCGCTCCCGAACCCTGCACGCGCTCCGCCGTTCCCCCGCCGCGACCTGCGGCGAGGGCGCAAGCCGCCTGGAGCGCCGGGCGCAGATCGATTCCGGTCCCGGACGGACAGACGAAGAGGAATTGCGCCCGCTCCCCCGCGGCGCCGAGGAGGGCGATGGCACCGCGCTCCACCAGCGCCGCCGCTGCCACCTGCAGCGCCGCGGCCTCGACTCCTTCCAGCGCTTGCAGCACCAGTGGATGACCGCCAAGACGCGGTGCCGCCGCGATCCTCGCCTCGGCGCGCCCGGTGGCGAGCTCGCGCGCCGTGCTTTCGAGCTGCCGCCGGAGCTGCCGTCCCTCCTCCTGCAGCTTGCCGACGCGCGCCAACACAGCCTCGGGGTGGCAGGTGAGGGCGCGCACCAAGGCATCCTGAAGCTGGAAACAGCGCGCCACCTCTTCCAGTGCGCGAGTGCCGCAGACGAAGTGGAGGCGCGCCGCCTCGCGCAGGCGCTCCTGCACCAGCAATTTGATCAGACCGATCTCGTGCGTGCGCCGCACGTGGGTGCCGCAGCATGGACTCGAGTCCCAGCCTTCGATCTCGACGACCCGAACACGCTCGAGGCCGGCCGGCGGCGCCTTGCGCAACCCCGCCACCTGAGCGGCGTCCAGGGAGCGCACGTGCAGCGGCCTTCCTTCCCAGATCACGGCGTTGGCCCGCTTCTCCACCTGCTCCAGCGCCTCCGCTTCCAGGAGCGGTCCGGGAAGATCGATGCTGCAACGGCTTTCCCCCAGATGGAAGGAAACCGTCTCGCGTTGCAGGAGAGCGACGAAGGTGGCCGACAGCAGGTGCTGGCCCGAGTGCTGTTGCATGTGGTGCCGGCGGCGCGACCCATCGATCTCTCCCTCCACCGAGTCGCCGGCACGAAGGGCCAGCGCCGCCGCCTCGGCGCGCAGACAGTGCACCACCCGACCCGCCTCGTCCTCGACGACGTCGACCACCGGGCTGCCATGCAGGATCCCCGTGTCGTGGGGTTGTCCGCCGGAAGTGGGATAGAAGCAAGTCTCGGCGAGCACGAGGCCGATGCCGCCCTCGGGGAGCGACAAGCGCTCGAGCACGCGGGAGCGGAAGTGGGTGCGCTCGGGGTCGTCGAGGTACAGGCGCGTGGAGCCGCTTGACTCGGGCATGGCGCAGTATAGCGAAGCCTCCAAGCTCCTGGCTGCGCTCCAACCACCTGGCCGCTGGCGAGGCGGTACGTCCCCCGCCGTCCGCACGCGTGGAGCGGGGCGGCGCCCCGCAGACCCCGCCCACCCGCACGCGGCGCTCGGCGCCGATCCGGTACGGAGCTTCCAAGGCGAAGCAGCGGAGGTCGCATGACAGTCCGAGGCCTGCTCTTCGCTTGCACCTTGCTGCTCACAAGCGGTGCTCACGGGGCCGCCGCCGCGTCATTCGAGGCCGCGGACGGCGCCCGCGTCCTTCGCATCCAGACGCTCGGGACAGACATTCCGGCGCCGGAGCGTTTGCTCCGCCAACTCGGTCTCGAGGTCGGGGCGCGCTTCGACGCCCGCCGCGTGCAGCGCTCTCGCCAGCAAATCCTCGCCCTCGGCTGGCTCCGAGATCTCGAGGTGATACCGTCGCTGCTGGCGCCGGACTCCGTCTCCATCACCGTGAGCGCCCGGCGATCTCCCCCGGCGTCGTTGCAACCGCTGCTGCAGATCCGCGCCGATGACCGGATCGTCCTCGGCGGCAAGCTGCGTTTCTGGGGTGGCGCCGGTCGGGGCGAACGTTTTTCTCTCGAGGCCGCCGGCGGCGGCGCCAAGTTGCTGCACCTCGAATGGTCCGAGCCGCAGCCGCTCCTGGCACTGCCGCTGGGTGCGACCTTTCATGCCGACCTGGTGCAGGCACCGGAGGAAGGAGAAGGCGGCATCGTCTTCGACCGCACCGCGGTCGGAGCGAAGCTGCAACTGCCTCCCCGCGGCCCGCGCCTCGAGCTCGCCGGCGCCCTCACGCAGGTGCACGCCTCGGAAGCGGCGGGACTGCTCTCCGGCAGCAGCAGCGACCGCCTCCGCCGCGGCTCCATCGCCTTCGCCTGGGGGGCGCGACCGCAGCGTTTCCTCTGGTCCTACTGGAACGGACAACTGGCTCTCGGCGCCACCACGGGGGCGGCGGAACACCAGGACGTGGAAGCGAAGTTGCAAGGTGCCTTCCCGTTCAGCCGGCGCTTCGTCCTCGCCGCGGGTGTCGAAGTGCGCGGTGTACGCGGCACGGTGCCACGTTACGGTCGCCTGCACCTCGGCAGCGGCCCGAGCCTGCGGAGTCACAGCTACGCGGTGGCGAACGGCGATGCCGGCGGCTGGGGTGGCCTGGAAGCACGCATCCCCCTCAACTTCTGGAGCCCCGAGAGCTTCGAACGGGTCGCTCTCCCGCTCACCTTGCACGTGTTCGCCGACGCGGGCAGCGCTTGGGGCGCCTCGGCTCCCGGCGCGGTGACCGAAGCGGCGGCGTTGCGGCAGGCCCGCTTGCGTTGGGGCGTCGGACTCGGCGCCGTCGCCCATCTGCGCCAAACCCAACCGCTGCGCTTCGCAGTCGGCTGCGACGACGAGTTCCACTGGCGGACCGACATCGGCACGTCGCTTTCCTTCTAGCGAGGCGCGGGCACACTGGCGTGGCGCGCGTAGTAGAGGAACTCGAAATCCTGCAGCACCACACGCTGCAGGGTGTAGTCGCGTTGGAATTCCGCCGCGGCAACGATCTGTTGGTCTCCCGGGAAAGGCCAAGGGGTCGCCGAGCCTTGCGGGCCGCCGAGAACGATGAGATCGGGGTGGCGGGAGAGGACGTAGGCGCCGTCGCCCTTTTCGTGCCCGATCCACTGCCTCTGGTCCGGCCGCACCCGCGCGATGTGCGCATCCGTGAGGCCGAGCATGTCGATGACCGGCAGCTCGGCGAAGTAAGGCAAGCTGCCGGCGCAGTTCGTCGCCACCGTCGTCGCCGGCGGAAAGGTGCGGCGCAAGTATTCCCCCACCGGTTGGCCGAAGCGCACCGCCGGGTCGGGAACGCGGCACAAGCGCAGCGACGGATCGAGCCAGCCCGGGAGCAAGGTGAGCAGAAGCGCGCCGACCAGCGCGGCTTGCAAGGTGCGGCGCGCCGCCAGATGGCCCTGCGCCGCCTTTTGGCCGCGCACCTCGCTCTCCATCGCTCCCGGTTTTTCCGCCAGTACATGCCGGCGCCAGCGCAGCCAGAGCCCGGCGCCGCCGAGCCCCAAGGCAAGGGCACCGAGAGCGCGCATCTCCGCAACGAGTCGCACCGCGTGCGCCGCCGGCGCCTCTTGCAAGCGCGCCCAGCGTAGCGCGCCGGCCATGAGGGGCAAGAGGGTTCGTGGCGCCACCAGGAGCCAGACACCGACGAGAAGGAGAAGGGCGCTCGCGAGGCGGAGGTTTTTCCGGTGCGCCAGCAGCTGCAAGCGCCGCAATCCGGTCTCTGCACCCACGGCGAGGGCGGGCCAGGCCGGCAGCAAGAGCCGGTAGCCGGGGAATCTCTCGCCGCCGGACACGAGGGCGACGAGAAACGTGGTGGCGATCCAGCCAGCGAGGAGACGGGCCCGGGGGGCACTGCAGAGAGGGAGGCCGAACAAAGCGAACCAGAGCCAGGGGAAAGTGAGAGCGCCCTTGGTGACATAGAGAAGCCCCGAAGCGAGCGCCTCGGTTCCCGGACTCAGCTTGGCGTGCACCGGATTCGGCAGCCAATCACCGTAGTAGAGCCAGCGGAAGAGCACGAACGGCGCGAGAACGAGGGCAGCACCAAAAACGAGGCGCACCCACCAGCGTCGTGCCGCCGGGGCGGCGAGGAACAGCGGGAAGGCGTAGGCGATGCCTTCCGGACGCAACGCCGCGACGCCACCGAGAAGCATCCCCGCGCGCCAACCACCGCGGCCCTGAGGAACCTCCTCCAGAGCGCCGAAGAAGAGCGTGGCGAGGAGCGCGGTGAAGGCGAGGGTCTCCATGCCGCTCACGCTCCAGACCGCGAGCGGCGCCGCTGCGGCGACGAACAGCGCCGCCGGTCCGCCGGCGCGCCGGTCCTCCAGAGCTCGCGCCGCCAGCGCCGCGGTGAGACCGACGACGGCGAGACCGCAGAGAAAGGAAAGCACCGGCGCCACGGCGTGCGGCTCCAGACCGAGCGCGGCGAGGAGGCCGAGCAGCGCCGTCCAGGGCAAGTTGGAAACGCCCTCGACCCGTTCGCCCGCATTCATCACCGGTCCCAGACCCTCGGCCAGATGCCGGGCGTGGCGATAGGCGATGAAAGCGTCGTCGATGCGGAAGCGGCGGAAGACCACCACCTGGACACAGAGGAGCACGATGGCGGCGAAGCTGTAGAGGTCGCGGTGGGCGAGAACGTCTCGACGTTTGCGTGTCATGGACTTTAGCGGACGCACCCTGCCGCTGGAACGGCGTTTGCTGTCCGCCCAAGCGGCGGCGCCATCCTACGCAGGCGCCGCCCACGCCGGCAAGTTCGTTCCGCAGTGTGGTGGCGCGTGCTGGGCCCGCACGGATCGCGGGTCGCGCGTCGGATCGCGTCGCAACCTGGAGGTTCCCCGCGCGCCCACCCACTCTCCTGCTCCCGTCGCGCCCGCTCTCACCTCACCCCACCGGCACCGCCACCAGATCCCGCTCCGCCGTGAAGGGCAGCTCTTCCTGCCCGGGGAGGGAGCGCCGCTTGCCGCCGGCACGTCCTGCCGCATCGGGCCGCAGCAGGCGCAGGCGCTTCACCTTCTTGATCAGCCCCTGGCGGCTGATCCCCAGCTCCTGCGCCGACCGCGACTTGTTCCAGCCATGCCGCTCCAGGCTGCGGCCGATCATGGCGCGCTCCAGGTATTCGGTGGCCTGGTGCAGGTTGCGGCTCTCCTCCAGGCGGTCGAGGGACCAGTCGACGCCGCTGCCATACCGCAAGCGCTCGGAGAGCATGTAGGGCTGGATCACGCCCTCGTCGCCGTGCAAGGCCACGAGCCGCTCCACCTCGTTCTCCAGCTCGCGCACGTTCCCGGGCCAGTCGTGCTCGAGCAGGCGCTGCAAGGTCTCCTCGCTGTAGCGCAAGCTCGGGCGTCGCAGGCGCGCGCAGACCTGATCGGTGAAGTAGCGGAGGAGCAATGGCACGTCGTCGCGGCGGCGGCGCAGCGGCGGCAGCTCCAGCTTCACCACATTGAGGCGGAAGAAGAGGTCCTGGCGGAAACGGCCGCGCTCCACCTCGCGCACCAGGTTCCGATTCGTCGCCGCGATGATGCGCACCGCGACCCGGTGGGTACGCGTCTCGCCGAGCCGGCGGATCTCGCCGTCCTGCAAGACGCGCAGCATCTTGATCTGCAGCGCCATCGGCATGTCGGCGATCTCGTCGAGGAAAAAGGTGCCGCCGTGGGCTTCCTCGAACAGCCCCTTCTTGTCGAAGAGCGCCCCGGTGAAGGCCCCCTTGCAGTGGCCGAAGAGCTCGCTCTCCAGCAACGCCTCCGGGAGGGCGGCGCAGTTCTGCGCCACGAACTTGCGCCCCGCATAGAGATCACC
Protein-coding sequences here:
- a CDS encoding alanyl-tRNA editing protein, giving the protein MEASLYCAMPESSGSTRLYLDDPERTHFRSRVLERLSLPEGGIGLVLAETCFYPTSGGQPHDTGILHGSPVVDVVEDEAGRVVHCLRAEAAALALRAGDSVEGEIDGSRRRHHMQQHSGQHLLSATFVALLQRETVSFHLGESRCSIDLPGPLLEAEALEQVEKRANAVIWEGRPLHVRSLDAAQVAGLRKAPPAGLERVRVVEIEGWDSSPCCGTHVRRTHEIGLIKLLVQERLREAARLHFVCGTRALEEVARCFQLQDALVRALTCHPEAVLARVGKLQEEGRQLRRQLESTARELATGRAEARIAAAPRLGGHPLVLQALEGVEAAALQVAAAALVERGAIALLGAAGERAQFLFVCPSGTGIDLRPALQAACALAAGRGGGTAERVQGSGARVDALLPALEAARAAIEAQVTGADFDKPANGP
- a CDS encoding sigma 54-interacting transcriptional regulator, which gives rise to MNGSPLGLAAVENGTARPVELEVVSGPGAAAESLTQGLRVVRELLAARDAVLFSVLPRGLVFHAALGEESARLGQRAAAAAAALHARIQGPCILGSPVPAAAVGPVGIAAECPVSGALVLAERRHREAAVAVAVAPIPESQPPLALRFAHAVFRDLARLAQRREQGVAPTGLLDQEWEQHRFAGIVGRSRCMRRLFSMVEKLAASDVNVLVLGESGTGKELVARAIHEGDLYAGRKFVAQNCAALPEALLESELFGHCKGAFTGALFDKKGLFEEAHGGTFFLDEIADMPMALQIKMLRVLQDGEIRRLGETRTHRVAVRIIAATNRNLVREVERGRFRQDLFFRLNVVKLELPPLRRRRDDVPLLLRYFTDQVCARLRRPSLRYSEETLQRLLEHDWPGNVRELENEVERLVALHGDEGVIQPYMLSERLRYGSGVDWSLDRLEESRNLHQATEYLERAMIGRSLERHGWNKSRSAQELGISRQGLIKKVKRLRLLRPDAAGRAGGKRRSLPGQEELPFTAERDLVAVPVG
- a CDS encoding BamA/TamA family outer membrane protein: MTVRGLLFACTLLLTSGAHGAAAASFEAADGARVLRIQTLGTDIPAPERLLRQLGLEVGARFDARRVQRSRQQILALGWLRDLEVIPSLLAPDSVSITVSARRSPPASLQPLLQIRADDRIVLGGKLRFWGGAGRGERFSLEAAGGGAKLLHLEWSEPQPLLALPLGATFHADLVQAPEEGEGGIVFDRTAVGAKLQLPPRGPRLELAGALTQVHASEAAGLLSGSSSDRLRRGSIAFAWGARPQRFLWSYWNGQLALGATTGAAEHQDVEAKLQGAFPFSRRFVLAAGVEVRGVRGTVPRYGRLHLGSGPSLRSHSYAVANGDAGGWGGLEARIPLNFWSPESFERVALPLTLHVFADAGSAWGASAPGAVTEAAALRQARLRWGVGLGAVAHLRQTQPLRFAVGCDDEFHWRTDIGTSLSF